In Blastopirellula sp. J2-11, a single genomic region encodes these proteins:
- a CDS encoding DUF4212 domain-containing protein, protein MSAPSDEQPPAAVARPNIAYWRANLVVIVIMMIIWAVVSFGCSVFFVEQLNAWHIGSLPVGFWFGHQGAMYVFVVLVFAYALIMDQLDKKYGVKE, encoded by the coding sequence ATGTCAGCCCCCTCTGATGAACAACCTCCGGCCGCTGTTGCGCGCCCCAATATTGCTTACTGGCGCGCCAATCTGGTCGTCATTGTGATCATGATGATCATCTGGGCAGTCGTCTCTTTCGGCTGTTCGGTCTTCTTTGTCGAGCAGCTAAACGCCTGGCATATCGGCAGTCTGCCGGTGGGCTTCTGGTTTGGCCACCAAGGCGCGATGTACGTCTTTGTCGTGCTGGTCTTCGCTTACGCGTTGATCATGGATCAACTCGATAAGAAGTACGGGGTAAAGGAATAG